The proteins below come from a single Peptostreptococcaceae bacterium genomic window:
- a CDS encoding VOC family protein — translation MHKFAHVGISAKDMEESIKFYTEILKCKILEDRTHPGMRLVFLDAGGTVVELVYREENCVLPDGPVNHMAFDVENLDSEIEFLKKSNISLLGNPKTVGKSRIIFFKGPNGEKIEFSEHL, via the coding sequence ATGCATAAATTCGCTCATGTAGGCATCAGTGCAAAAGACATGGAAGAGTCAATTAAATTCTATACAGAAATTCTGAAGTGCAAAATTTTAGAAGACAGAACCCATCCTGGCATGCGTCTTGTTTTCCTTGACGCAGGTGGAACCGTAGTCGAGCTTGTCTATAGAGAAGAAAACTGCGTACTTCCTGACGGACCTGTCAACCACATGGCCTTCGATGTTGAAAACCTTGACAGCGAAATTGAATTCCTTAAAAAAAGCAACATTTCCCTCCTCGGAAATCCAAAAACCGTAGGCAAATCAAGAATCATATTTTTTAAAGGCCCAAACGGCGAGAAGATAGAGTTCTCAGAACACCTATAG